From Oncorhynchus clarkii lewisi isolate Uvic-CL-2024 chromosome 26, UVic_Ocla_1.0, whole genome shotgun sequence, the proteins below share one genomic window:
- the LOC139384707 gene encoding pro-adrenomedullin-like: MKLILQSFLYGCMLATIAQSVAGFKLEISPELKKRLSIWMQSRSRQDLNSFSAERIAESVQFVSPEDVRNNLIPHSSTDISVRTKRSKISVNQAWRPGCSLGTCTVHDLAHRIHQLNNKLKIGSAPIDKISPQGYGRRRRSLPERRATLRLEGGRLRPVWGNANSHVHKLEELLRRT; this comes from the exons ATGAAACTGATCCTGCAGTCTTTCCTCTACGGCTGTATGCTGGCCACCATTGCACAGAGCGTTGCTGGATTCAAACTTGAAATTAGCCCAGAGCTCAAAAAGAG GTTGAGCATATGGATGCAGAGCAGATCGAGACAAGATCTAAACAGTTTTTCTGCAGAGAGGATAGCAGAGTCTGTACAGTTTGTCAGCCCAGAAGACGTCAGGAACAACCTGATTCCTCATTCCAG CACTGACATCAGCGTCCGAACCAAGAGGTCCAAAATTTCAGTGAACCAGGCCTGGAGACCGGGCTGCTCTCTGGGCACCTGCACTGTGCACGACCTGGCCCACCGCATCCACCAGCTCAATAACAAACTAAAGATTGGTAGTGCACCCATCGACAAGATCAGCCCACAAGGCTACGGCCGGAGGCGTCGTTCCCTCCCTGAGCGCAGGGCCACACTGAGGCTGGAGGGGGGCAGGCTGAGGCCTGTGTGGGGCAATGCAAACTCACATGTTCACAAGCTGGAGGAGCTGCTCAGACGGACATGA